DNA from Mycolicibacterium alvei:
GTCGGTGCCGATGCCCGGCTTCATCCTGAAGCGGACCATGAAGGGCGGCGTGGAGACCGCTACCGAAGGCCTGCGCAAGCAGGTGCTCAAGGTCAAGAAGGGGTAGCCGGTCAGCTCGAGTTGGCGTCCGCGGCGGACTGCGCCAACTCGGTCAGCAGTGGCGGGATGTCCATCCGGCCCAGCATCACCTCGACGAACACCATGCGGTCGGGGGTGGCCGCCGCCGTCGTCAGCGCGTCGTCGAGTTCGCCGTAGGTGCTGACCCGGAAGGTGAGCGCATCCGAGACGCCCAGCGCCGCGGGCAGTTCGGTCCAGCGCCAGCCGGTGATGTCGTTGTATTCGGCTGTGACCCCGTGGATTGCGCGTTCCACGGTATATCCGTCGTTGTTGACCACCACCACGACGGGGGACAGCCCTTCGCGGCCGAACGCCCCGAGTTCCTGGATGGTCAGCTGGGCGGCGCCGTCACCGATGAGCAGCACCGTGCGACGGTCCCGATCGGCCAGACCGGCGCCGAGCGCGGCGGGCAAGCCGTAGCCGATCGAGCCCCACAGGGGTTGGCCGATGAACGTCACCCCTGAGGGCAGCCGGTGCCCGGCCATTCCGTAGAACGACGTGCCTTGATCGGCGAGCACCACATTGCCCGGGGTCAGCGCTTGAGAAAGCCTGTCCCACAGGGCTTCCTGGGTCAGGGCGGCTTCCCGGGCCGGAGGGTCGGTGTGTGGCCGGGCTGGCAGCGGGGGTAGCGCCGGTGAGGTGATGCCACGCTCGGTGAGGATCGCGGTGACGGCGTCGAGTGCGGCCGACATGTCCAGCGGGGCGTACACCTGCCCGGCCACCACACTCTGGTTGACGCCGATGTCGATGGTGCGGGCCGGGTCGATGCGCTGGCTGAAGAACCCGCTGACCATGTCGGTGAACAACACACCCGCGGTCACCAGCACCGGAGCATCCTCGATCGCCTCGCGCACCGAATCCTCGCTGGCCGCACCGGCATAGATGCCCAGATAGTTGGGTGAGCTCTCGTCGACCAGGCTCTTGCCCCACATCAGGGTGGCGTGGGCGATGGTGTCGGCCGCCAGCAGGGCATTGAGTTGGTCGACGCAGTCCAGTCGGTGCACCAGGAAATCGGCCAGCACGGTCAACCGGTGGTCGGCGATCATCTCGGCGGCCGCTGCGGTGAACATCGCGAGTGCTCGCGGACTGGTGCCGCCGGTGTAGCGCGGCAGCGGCGTGGTGGGACGTTCGGTGGGGAACCGGGCCACGTCGGTGGCGATCAACAGGTAGCCGGGCCGCTTCTGCTCACGCACCTCCGAGAGCACCCGGTCGATCTCTCGGGTCGCCGTTGCCGGCGCCAGATCCGCTTGGGCGCAGGTGATCTCACGACTGATCCGCAGGAAGTGATCGAAGTCGCCGTCACCCAGAGTGTGGTGCACGATCCGACGTGCCGCCTGGGAATCCTTGGACGGCGCGCCGACGATGTGCACTACCGGCACGTGTTCGGCATAACTGCCCGCGATCGCATTGGCCGCCGACAGTTCACCGACCCCGAACGTGGTGACCAGCGCGGCCATCCCGCGCAGCCGGCCGTAGCCGTCGGCCGCGTAGCCGGCGTTGAGCTCGTTGGCGCCGCCCACCCAGCGCAGCGTCGGGTGAGCCAGGATGTGGTCGAGGAATTCCATTTGATAGTCGCCGGGAACGCCGAACATCTCGGTCACGCCGAGTTCGGCGAGGCGGTCCAGGAGATAGTCGCCGACGGTGTACCCGATTTCGCCCATCCCTTAGTGTGCCTCGCATGACCAACACCGGACCGCTCGCCGGAGTGCGAGTTATCGAACTGGGCGGCATCGGCCCCGGGCCACACGCCGCGATGATGCTCTCGGACCTGGGTGCCGACGTGGTGCGGGTGCGCCGGCCGGGTGGCCTGACGATGCCTGCCGAGAATGTCGATCTGATGCATCGCGGCAAGCGCATCGTCGACCTGGACGTCAAGTCCGAGCCCGGCAAGTTGCTGGATCTGGTCGCCAAAGCCGATGTGCTGCTGGATTGTTTCCGTCCCGGCACCTGCGAACGTCTCGGGATCGGGCCGGCCGAGTGTGAGGCCGTCAATCCGCGGCTGATCTTCGCCCGGATCACCGGCTGGGGTCAGGACGGACCGCTGGCCACCACCGCCGGCCACGACATCAACTACCTGTCGCAGACGGGTGCGCTCAGCGCGATCGGCTACCGCGACCGTCCGCCGGTGGCGCCCCTGAACCTGGTCGCCGATTTCGGTGGCGGTTCGATGCTCGTCGTCGTCGGTATCGTCACCGCGTTGTACGAGCGGGAACGCTCCGGCAAGGGGCAGGTGATCGATGCTGCGATGGTCGACGGGGTCAGCATGCTGGCGCAGATGATGTGGACAATGCGGGCCACCGGATCGTTGCGTGACGAGCGCGAGTCGTTCCTGCTCGACGGCGGCGCCCCCTACTATCGGACCTATGAG
Protein-coding regions in this window:
- a CDS encoding alpha-keto acid decarboxylase family protein, whose translation is MGEIGYTVGDYLLDRLAELGVTEMFGVPGDYQMEFLDHILAHPTLRWVGGANELNAGYAADGYGRLRGMAALVTTFGVGELSAANAIAGSYAEHVPVVHIVGAPSKDSQAARRIVHHTLGDGDFDHFLRISREITCAQADLAPATATREIDRVLSEVREQKRPGYLLIATDVARFPTERPTTPLPRYTGGTSPRALAMFTAAAAEMIADHRLTVLADFLVHRLDCVDQLNALLAADTIAHATLMWGKSLVDESSPNYLGIYAGAASEDSVREAIEDAPVLVTAGVLFTDMVSGFFSQRIDPARTIDIGVNQSVVAGQVYAPLDMSAALDAVTAILTERGITSPALPPLPARPHTDPPAREAALTQEALWDRLSQALTPGNVVLADQGTSFYGMAGHRLPSGVTFIGQPLWGSIGYGLPAALGAGLADRDRRTVLLIGDGAAQLTIQELGAFGREGLSPVVVVVNNDGYTVERAIHGVTAEYNDITGWRWTELPAALGVSDALTFRVSTYGELDDALTTAAATPDRMVFVEVMLGRMDIPPLLTELAQSAADANSS
- a CDS encoding CaiB/BaiF CoA transferase family protein gives rise to the protein MTNTGPLAGVRVIELGGIGPGPHAAMMLSDLGADVVRVRRPGGLTMPAENVDLMHRGKRIVDLDVKSEPGKLLDLVAKADVLLDCFRPGTCERLGIGPAECEAVNPRLIFARITGWGQDGPLATTAGHDINYLSQTGALSAIGYRDRPPVAPLNLVADFGGGSMLVVVGIVTALYERERSGKGQVIDAAMVDGVSMLAQMMWTMRATGSLRDERESFLLDGGAPYYRTYETSDGGYMAVGSIEPQFFAQLVAGLGLDAAEIPGQFELARYDQMRAIFTERFATKTRDEWTEIFAGTDACVTPVLTWGEAAEGEHLLARSTLVTVDGVAQAAPAPRFSRTPPSSPGQPPQSSTDIDDIGWT